cactccagtgcTGACCCACTTAGGctttggccaaagtaagctatcaacagctcgtcTTTGCCAccagctcctctcatcttgctacaaaaaccctgcagatgtgccataggatcgccatgcccttcgtataaatcgaacttgggcatcttgaaccctgctggcaattggacgtcagggaaggtcatagatccttgtaggccacgctgacctggtagCCTAACtcgtgcatgttcctgaaggattgctccaggcttttgacctttcaaATCACCTCCTCGTGTTCTGTATtcttaactggtttctcagcTTTCTCTGGGATCCCAAATTGGGGTGTATATGTGTATGGCTCAGGAGCTTTAAAAGTGGGTTCAGGAGgaaaatattgggtgtcgtgaactTGGAACAGTGGTTCACTAGACGATCTTTGTAAtgtggctgggggaggtgccacaaagataggaacatttggtggtggagggttctgattaggtggcggagcttggggatcataggtaTCTCTCCCCTGATAGTAGTGGTGGTTTGGGAAGCTTGTTGAAGGGCTGTgggaagggtattccggcgtgtgtcctggtgggggAGTAGGAGTGACGggtggttcgggccccttttgcaccttagccatggctagctgcatttcattcatttccaatctcattttttccatattggccatcgcctcttttagcatctgatgtgccgtcttttccgactcaacactattttctgagccaTTCATGCTTTCCGGTataggcccttttgatcttgtttgataatggtatggtgccagtacgctttaacaactaactgtttggaattggacaaacaacaaacctgttagcgttagagttttaacagatattgcaattgcacgttgggggatgcaatgttcttaggcagttaac
The Nicotiana sylvestris chromosome 11, ASM39365v2, whole genome shotgun sequence DNA segment above includes these coding regions:
- the LOC138880763 gene encoding leucine-rich repeat extensin-like protein 3, with translation MNGSENSVESEKTAHQMLKEAMANMEKMRLEMNEMQLAMAKVQKGPEPPVTPTPPPGHTPEYPSHSPSTSFPNHHYYQGRDTYDPQAPPPNQNPPPPNVPIFVAPPPATLQRSSSEPLFQVHDTQYFPPEPTFKAPEPYTYTPQFGIPEKAEKPVKNTEHEEVI